One Fusarium falciforme chromosome 1, complete sequence genomic window carries:
- a CDS encoding Fucose-specific lectin → MSSHYTKSHLSAITFLHPPSPVNIKQCPCDAKPEPKPASEQNTFIRVYHTEPSIYGYNVGCSLVRESRYSTSQQWHGPSDDLVADDAAPGSPVASVGWWADPANEVWETRVYYVANGGNLQERINHSSFSPTVKDDFDAPLPKPEELIPPTPGWKLTPILATENGTETSEKTGFPDIQPLPETKLDVVRSGDGKIHVFYQAADNSILEAIFNPGKGWIAEKSVVVASGAKVGTPLTAISGGWAEVRLFFVDTNDVLAYVYADDHTGWVEQELPAYKLPPTAMLAAVAWNYASPFFGIRVYTTDDRDELHEFSYNRNSGGWVTDSHSVSKHNPGGLHVGFQGSAALSAVAAVLVEGEWKTKVYFHPRRTILEWDVCAKAPPSVGIYKPSQEGELKRAIEGETRLKIAEEEERKRAEEEAKKRAEEEARKKAEEEEAKRKAEEEEERRKVEAEEARKQAEKEEAQKRVQEELQQYRSIPVGGKVSLRDNPVMDKIFKEATRCNAGYDWSRTNDGWRCSGGGHFLTNEQFETLSRGG, encoded by the exons ATGTCCTCCCACTATACCAAGTCCCACCTCTCGGCCATCACGTTCTTGCACCCGCCAAGCCCTGTGAATATCAAGCAGTGCCCGTGCGATGCCAAACCTGAGCCAAAGCCAGCCTCTGAACAGAACACCTTCATCCGCGTCTACCACACTGAGCCATCCATCTATGGGTACAACGTGGGCTGCTCCCTCGTGAGGGAGTCTAGGTATAGCACTTCACAGCAGTGGCATGGGCCCTCGGACGACCTCGTTGCGGATGATGCCGCTCCTGGGAGCCCTGTTGCTTCCGTTGGATGGTGGGCTGACCCGGCGAATGAGGTGTGGGAG ACCAGAGTCTACTATGTGGCCAACGGCGGGAACCTTCAGGAG CGCATCAACCATAGTTCCTTCTCGCCCACGGTCAAAGACGACTTTGACGCTCCACTCCCAAAGCCTGAAGAGTTGATTCCACCCACGCCGGGATGGAAGTTGACGCCGATCCTCGCCACCGAGAACGGAACTGAGACGAGTGAAAAGACCGGGTTCCCTGACATTCAGCCCCTCCCTGAGACGAAGCTGGACGTCGTTCGCTCGGGAGACGGAAAGATTCACGTCTTCTACCAAGCTGCCGACAACTCTATTCTTGAGGCTATCTTCAACCCTGGGAAGGGTTGGATCGCCGAGAAAAGTGTTGTAGTCGCCTCCGGAGCCAAGGTCGGCACTCCCTTGACTGCCATCTCGGGAGGTTGGGCTGAAGTGAGGCTGTTTTTCGTCGATACAAACGACGTGCTGGCGTATGTCTACGCAGATGATCACACCGGCTGGGTTGAAC AGGAGCTTCCAGCCTACAAGCTCCCTCCCACGGCTATGCTCGCAGCGGTTGCTTGGAACTATGCGTCGCCCTTCTTCGGGATTCGTGTTTACACCACGGACGATCGTGATGAGCTTCACGAGTTCTCCTACAACCGCAACTCTGGCGGCTGGGTCACAGACTCACATTCTGTGAGTAAACACAACCCCGGAGGCTTGCACGTTGGATTTCAAGGATCTGCGGCCCTGTCGGCTGTTGCCGCTGTACTAGTTGAGGGCGAATGGAAGACCAAGGTCTACTTTCATCCACGCCGCACGATCCTCGAATGGGACGTCTGCGCCAAGGCACCTCCGAGTGTGGGCATTTACAAGCCAAGCCAGGAGGGCGAGCTCAAGCGCGCGATCGAAGGAGAGACGCGGCTGAAGAtagctgaggaggaggagcgcaagAGGGCTGAAGAGGAAGCAAAGAAGAGagccgaggaagaagcgaGGAAGAaagcagaggaggaagaggctaaGAGAAaggcagaagaagaggaggagcgtcGAAAGGTTGAGGCCGAAGAGGCGAGGAAGCAAGCTGAGAAAGAGGAAGCGCAGAAGAGAGTGCAGGAGGAGCTACAGCAGTACAGAAGCATTCCAGTGGGTGGCAAGGTCAGTTTGAGGGACAACCCGGTGATGGACAAGATCTTCAAAGAGGCGACTAGGTGCAACGCCGGGTACGACTGGTCCAGGACCAACGACGGCTGGCGATGCTCGGGTGGTGGCCACTTTCTCACCAATGAGCAGTTTGAGACGCTGAGCCGGGGAGGTTAG
- a CDS encoding Multifunctional fusion protein has product MQRSLLAQRQPLAGLRAARRCTATTLSIKRSLSLWSPPKFENEKMFNYAKGSPERAELTESIKKLKSKFPVNIPIQISGATVASNKTLKQKNPSNHQEIVAEYGAATPDQVNAAIDAALKAKPAWEALPFEDRATIFLRASELVTGKYRSDIVAATMLGMGKNIWQAEIDAPAETADFFRHYISEAWKLYAQQPTVQTSGVWNKMEYRPLEGFVYAISPFNFTALGATLVGPAALLGNVVVWKPSDSALHASWLLHQILLEAGLPKDVIQFLPGNPEEVTDAVLKRPEFGALTFIGSTKVFKGLQKKIGNGIGDEIYNSYPRVVGETGGKNWGVVHPSADIKSAALNTVRAAFEYQGQKCSANSRVYVAESVWPEFKKHLQEQVSALKIGDVEQFENFINPVIHEASFDKLNKVIEDAKDDPELELIVGGKASKEKGYYVHPTIYQTTNPRHNIMSQELFGPILGVYVFPDHAWEETLKTVDTTSRYALTGSIFALDPYVLRKAQDTLKHAAGMLYLNTKCTGAVVAQQPFGGSRDSGTNDKTGTMAHLQRFVSARTIKEEFVPLEKVTYPSNE; this is encoded by the exons ATGCAGAGATCTTTGTTGGCTCAACGACAGCCCCTGGCTGGCCTGCGTGCTGCTCGTCGATGCACTGCTACCACACTCTCGATCAAGAGGTCTCTGAGTCTTTGGAGCCCTCCCAAGTTTGAGAATGAGAAGATG TTCAACTATGCCAAGGGCTCCCCTGAGAGAGCGGAACTCACCGAgagcatcaagaagctcaagagcaAGTTCCCCGTCAATATTCCCATTCAAATCAGTGGTGCAACT GTCGCCAGCAACAAGACTCTGAAGCAAAAGAACCCCTCCAACCACCAGGAGATTGTTGCAGAGTATGGAGCCGCCACCCCTGACCAGGTCAACGCCGCTATCGATGCTGCCCTGAAGGCTAAGCCCGCCTGGGAGGCTCTTCCCTTTGAGGACCGAGCTACTATTTTCCTCCGTGCTTCTGAGCTGGTGACTGGCAAGTATCGCTCTGACATCGTTGCCGCTACTATGCTCGGCATGGGCAAGAACATCTGGCAGGCTGAGATCGATGCCCCAGCTGAGACAGCAGACTTTTTCCGTCACTACATCAGCGAGGCGTGGAAGCTGTACGCCCAACAGCCCACGGTTCAGACTTCCGGTGTGTGGAACAAGATGGAGTACCGGCCCCTGGAAGGCTTCGTTTACGCCATTTCTCCTTTCAACTTCACGGCTCTTGGCGCCACTCTGGTCGGACCGGCTGCTCTGCTGGGCAACGTGGTTGTGTGGAAGCCCTCTGATTCTGCTCTCCACGCTAGTTGGCTTCTGCATCAGATCCTTCTGGAAGCTGGTCTTCCTAAGGACGTTATCCAGTTCCTTCCTGGTAACCCTGAGGAAGTTACCGACGCCGTGTTGAAACGACCCGAGTTTGGTGCTCTTACCTTTATTGGTTCGACAAAGGTTTTCAAGGGTCTGCAGAAGAAGATTGGCAACGGAATTGGCGATGAGATCTACAACTCGTATCCCCGCGTTGTCGGAGAGACCGGTGGAAAGAACTGGGGTGTCGTCCACCCCTCCGCCGACATCAAGAGCGCCGCCCTCAACACTGTTCGAGCAGCCTTCGAGTACCAAGGCCAAAAGTGTTCGGCCAACTCACGAGTCTATGTCGCTGAGTCAGTCTGGCCCGAGTTCAAGAAGCACCTTCAAGAGCAAGTCTCCGCCCTCAAGATCGGAGACGTCGAGCAATTCGAAAACTTTATCAACCCCGTCATCCACGAGGCTTCGTTTGACAAGCTGAACAAGGTCATCGAGGACGCTAAGGACGACCCTGAGCTCGAGCTCATCGTTGGTGGCAAAGCCTCCAAGGAAAAGGGCTACTACGTCCACCCAACCATCTACCAAACCACCAACCCTCGCCACAACATCATGAGCCAGGAGCTCTTCGGCCCCATCCTTGGAGTTTACGTCTTCCCTGACCACGCCTGGGAGGAGACCCTCAAGACTGTTGACACCACATCCCGATATGCCCTCACTGGCAGCATCTTCGCCCTAGACCCCTATGTCCTTCGCAAGGCCCAGGACACCCTGAAGCACGCCGCTGGCATGCTctacctcaacaccaagtgCACTGGCGCCGTGGTGGCGCAGCAGCCCTTCGGTGGTTCTCGTGACTCGGGCACCAACGACAAGACTGGTACGATGGCTCACTTGCAACGGTTTGTCAGCGCCAGGACCATCAAGGAGGAGTTTGTGCCACTGGAAAAGGTCACATATCCTTCCAACGAGTAA
- a CDS encoding HET domain-containing protein, whose amino-acid sequence MRLISTTTLEIEEFFDISIPEYAILSHTWGDGEVSLQDWADRKNRRFKPGFQKIMWACNQAVKDKLDYVWVDTNCIDKSSSAELSEAINSMFKWYRRSNICYVYLEDVPAMTLDQCIEPDSVFRSARWFTRGWTLQELIASPNINFFSNDWTAIATKPELALCISEITGIAWSCLLKGRLSKSHPLRRYSVAQRLAWASRRSTTRIEDQAYSLLGLFDITMPLVYGEGHEAFTRLLGEIIHKYADHSFASQLRYVDFLPRSPMEFCDSQSVVVSSSPQLQKHYIPGDHPYPFHLTNTGLQITLPIVTTLVPHFVFGVLDCWDLEKASTQSTRSVSRIWIPLLQKGPERLQQYSRLLWPQTFFPVKLVRKESIMGSMHPSDYTRGGSHSQLSEHSLFWAGEGSYTESTATPISKYVDPLSAGFHRSIQIKKPYATILSVPPWYPREAGSPFLLCFSRGTANYRLYGIFPSDSTLDAAWLAEKPPLLPLVLPRRIQGNVDKRDGGGLYGAVVVFKKRRVRPARFVAICLANMGQPDHDERRIKFIPRCKVIRGWDTWRAQDVQNIDFDELSDVDAEGEVLVTVQKVSSNPRSAAQGSESRFVGLTQVVFDRRQMIDELHLSPNQVPKAPEGILQHYGQECSDEDIGDLI is encoded by the coding sequence ATGCGACTCATCAGTACCACAACTCTAGAGATCGAAGAGTTCTTTGACATCTCCATACCCGAATATGCTATCCTGTCGCATACCTGGGGCGACGGCGAAGTGTCGCTGCAGGACTGGGCCGACCGTAAAAACCGCCGCTTCAAACCCGGTTTCCAGAAGATCATGTGGGCTTGCAACCAGGCTGTCAAAGACAAACTCGACTACGTCTGGGTAGACACCAACTGCATCGACAAGAGCAGCTCGGCAGAGCTCTCAGaagccatcaactccatgTTCAAGTGGTACCGGAGGTCCAATATCTGCTATGTGTACCTGGAAGACGTGCCGGCCATGACACTGGATCAATGTATTGAACCGGACAGTGTCTTTAGGAGCGCAAGATGGTTTACCAGGGGCTGGACCCTTCAGGAGCTAATCGCATCGCCAAATATCAACTTTTTCTCCAACGACTGGACGGCAATAGCTACAAAGCCAGAACTGGCACTCTGCATCTCCGAGATCACAGGAATCGCGTGGTCGTGTCTCCTCAAGGGCAGGCTCTCCAAGTCCCACCCACTGCGGAGATACAGCGTGGCCCAAAGGCTGGCATGGGCATCTCGCCGCTCGACGACGCGCATCGAGGACCAGGCTTACTCACTGCTTGGGCTCTTTGACATCACAATGCCCCTCGTTTATGGAGAGGGCCACGAAGCTTTCACCAGACTTCTCGGAGAAATCATCCACAAATACGCCGACCATAGCTTCGCCTCTCAGCTGCGATACGTTGACTTTCTCCCCCGGTCACCTATGGAGTTCTGCGACTCGCAGTCCGTGGTCGTCAGTAGCTCGCCGCAGCTACAGAAGCATTACATCCCCGGGGATCACCCGTATCCGTTTCATCTGACCAACACGGGCTTACAGATTACTCTGCCCATTGTGACCACCTTGGTGCCGCACTTTGTGTTTGGTGTTCTCGATTGCTGGGACCTTGAGAAAGCTAGCACCCAATCTACCCGCTCTGTCTCTCGGATATGGATACCGTTGCTTCAGAAGGGTCCTGAGCGACTGCAGCAATATTCGCGGTTGCTTTGGCCTCAAACCTTCTTCCCGGTGAAGCTAGTCCGGAAGGAGAGTATAATGGGATCAATGCATCCGAGCGACTACACCAGGGGAGGATCGCATAGCCAACTGTCAGAACATTCTCTCTTCTGGGCAGGGGAGGGATCATATACAGAATCTACGGCGACACCAATTTCAAAGTATGTCGATCCCCTATCAGCGGGTTTCCACAGAAGCATTCAAATTAAAAAGCCGTATGCGACTATTCTATCTGTTCCGCCGTGGTACCCTCGCGAGGCTGGAAGTCCGTTTCTGTTATGCTTTTCTCGAGGGACTGCTAACTATCGCCTCTATGGCATCTTTCCAAGCGACAGCACTTTGGACGCCGCATGGTTAGCAGAAAAGCCGCCTCTCCTACCACTAGTGTTACCACGCCGAATACAGGGCAACGTGGACAAGAGAGATGGCGGCGGCCTCTACGGCGCAGTGGTTGTCTTCAAGAAACGCCGAGTACGGCCTGCTAGGTTTGTCGCTATATGCTTGGCCAATATGGGACAACCAGATCATGATGAACGACGGATCAAGTTCATTCCCAGGTGTAAGGTTATCCGGGGTTGGGACACATGGAGAGCCCAAGACGTGCAAAACATCGACTTTGATGAGCTCTCTGATGTTGATGCCGAGGGCGAGGTGTTGGTCACGGTGCAGAAGGTGTCGAGTAATCCCAGGTCGGCGGCCCAGGGCTCTGAGTCCCGTTTCGTTGGCCTGACCCAGGTGGTCTTCGATAGAAGGCAGATGATAGATGAGTTGCATCTATCGCCTAACCAAGTCCCAAAGGCGCCGGAGGGCATCCTGCAGCACTATGGCCAAGAGTGTTCTGATGAAGATATAGGCGATTTGATATAG
- a CDS encoding Proline dehydrogenase, with amino-acid sequence MFSRSAVYSRRQLLPPSSRFLYQPRRLLTDAAIKPSIKSAPAPAEEPSALSKLPTGVLLRSVALTTVMATSWLLKPSLAFLALITQTNSAILNPDKNPVLNRVLQWTIYDHFCAGNSIPEVSSTVKYIKNLGYHGIILGYSKEIVLDTNAEASQTGVNEYPAEYYRVIDEWKKGNIETLNMIEAGDLLAIKVTGAGPIAVDAMQAGKPMPKYLHDALNEICNETRKRGCQLWIDAEQQVLQNTLDDWTIVLMREHNRDGNALVYNTIQAYLKGARANAERHITLAAQEGWTVGIKLVRGAYIENEVRSLIHDTKEDTDRSYDDIADMFISRRVPKQAVNLKFPDAALVLATHNAESAQKALQTHRQRVASGQPTVPMKCAQIMGMADELSCKLLQDYEQAASQGKVTAETPRIFKCLPWGSVQECIGYLYRRAVENRGAVERTQHMAEAMRKELRRRVFG; translated from the exons ATGTTTTCTAGAAGTGCCGTGTACAGTCGCAGGCAATTGCTgccaccatcatctcgcTTCCTTTATCAGCCAAGACGCCTCCTCACTGATGCAGCGATTAAGCCATCCATCAAGTCAGCTCCGGCTCCCGCGGAGGAGCCTTCAGCTCTCTCTAAACTCCCTACCGGAGTCCTCCTTCGCTCCGTTGCTTTGACTACTGTCATGGCAACGAGTTGGCTGCTGAAACCATCCCTCGCCTTTCTCGCCTTGATCACACAGACAAACTCCGCCATTTTGAACCCTGATAAGAACCCCGTTCTCAACAGGGTACTCCAATGGACCATTTACGACCACTTTTGTGCTGGCAACAGCATTCCAGAAGTTTCCAGTACCGTCAAATACATCAAGAACCTGGGCTATCATGGCATCATTCTCGGATACTCCAAGGAAATCGTATTGGATACCAACGCCGAGGCTTCCCAGACTGGGGTGAACGAGTACCCCGCCGAGTACTACAGGGTCATTGATGAAtggaagaagggaaacaTTGAGACGCTTAACATGATCGAAGCGGGTGATCTCCTCGCCATCAA GGTGACTGGTGCTGGCCCTATTGCCGTTGATGCCATGCAGGCGGGCAAGCCTATGCCCAAGTACCTACACGACGCACTCAACGAGATCTGCAACGAGACCAGGAAAAGAGGATGCCAGCTTTGGATCGACGCGGAACAGCAAGTTCTACAGAACACACTCGACGACTGGACCATTGTCCTGATGCGAGAGCACAACCGAGACGGCAACGCATTGGTCTACAACACCATTCAGGCTTACCTGAAGGGTGCAAGGGCAAACGCTGAGAGGCACATCACTCTTGCTGCTCAGGAGGGCTGGACAGTTGGCATCAAGCTGGTCCGTGGTGCTTACATCGAGAATGAGGTCCGATCTTTGATCCACGACACCAAGGAGGACACGGATCGTTCTTACGACGACATTGCCGACATGTTCATTTCTCGAAGAGTTCCTAAACAGGCCGTAAACCTCAAGTTTCCCGACGCCGCTTTGGTGCTGGCAACCCACAACGCCGAAAGCGCCCAAAAGGCCCTCCAAACACATCGCCAACGCGTCGCATCCGGCCAACCCACCGTTCCGATGAAATGCGCCCAGATCATGGGCATGGCGGACGAGCTCAGCTGCAAACTTCTCCAAGACTACGAGCAGGCGGCGAGCCAGGGCAAGGTGACGGCGGAGACGCCGCGGATCTTCAAGTGCCTACCCTGGGGGTCGGTGCAGGAATGCATCGGATACCTGTACCGACGGGCGGTTGAGAATCGGGGTGCTGTGGAGAGGACACAGCATATGGCTGAGGCGATGAGAAAGGAGCTCCGACGCAGGGTATTCGGTTAA
- a CDS encoding Zn(2)-C6 fungal-type domain-containing protein, translating to MPNNPQHQFRIVKKCPKACKRCRSMKVKCSGAQPCTRCGRKNETCIYEAEEKKVSVPESYLRALESRQEALPTPGSLRDNAGPFRPRPRHSSVSDYGSLTVVPPDGSVVSGQVEPEEGLTLGTPEAEHDEDEQEPGSLSGNEVLEPAFRQNPLVDNDYVFGRALGRYWYMGPASSWAFCRRVLALLGKNIPETNNESFPWHLDGVAFRLQWKPLMPDEPPDVSNLPPSDYALFLIQTARFYLGPLASLIDETEFIRHIRELYEDASAKASSCKLWYAQYLLMLAFGKAFLSGRNADGSPPGYQYAARAMQLMPELAGIALDPVLSAQALTLAAIYFQSIDMRVAAFQHIGHALRICVLSGFHRHMPEEAVGAQHSKRCHKIFWVVYMLDQEFAALIGATSSIRDEDITNKLPSQADNSLNALSLTLHVQLARLIARILGTVYGVGKDYDGTLISDTQSILRNLAELNRDLNAIINNHFRDSISKASRTATRLLLQYHHCVVLTTRPQIMCALHMHMEQSKTQVTRGLTLSRPVSSLIQSCVDSAIAILKTLRALADEDLIEAFLPFQIEYASSSAFLLHLIPIICPSLLPDYSWRDDVRYVLDTLIAKGSLAAPLRKVELEQLEQKLSALTPPSDIASPPPPAEMHETQLEHGGPEHVQPHAPDEMGWDLFAANAMAGLTPGELLDLAEQLDVDSFLYQPEL from the exons ATGCCGAATAATCCTCAGCATCAGTTCAGAATAGTCAAGAAGTGTCCGAAAGC ATGCAAGCGATGTCGCTCCATGAAAGTCAAGTGCTCCGGCGCTCAACCTTGCACTAGGTGTGGTCGCAAGAACGAAACATGCATATACGAAgccgaagagaagaaggtaTCAGTTCCTGAGAG TTATCTCCGTGCCTTGGAGAGCCGTCAAGAGGCGCTCCCGACCCCCGGCTCCCTCCGTGACAACGCCGGTCCCTTCCGGCCCCGCCCTAGACACTCATCCGTCTCCGATTATGGGTCCTTGACCGTGGTTCCACCTGACGGATCCGTCGTGTCCGGTCAGGTGGAACCGGAGGAGGGTCTCACTCTTGGGACTCCCGAAGCCgagcatgatgaagatgagcaaGAGCCGGGCTCTCTATCGGGCAATGAAGTGCTCGAGCCGGCTTTCCGACAGAACCCCCTCGTGGATAATGACTATGTGTTTGGACGAGCACTTGGACGATACT GGTACATGGGCCCGGCATCATCCTGGGCATTTTGTAGACGAGTCTTGGCCCTTCTTGGCAAGAATATTCCAGAAACCAACAATGAGTCTTTTCCTTGGCATCTTGACGGAGTGGCATTCCGTCTACAATGGAAGCCTCTGATGCCTGATGAACCGCCAGACGTGTCCAACCTCCCCCCTTCTGATTATGCCCTCTTTCTCATTCAGACAGCGAGGTTTTACCTGGGTCCGCTAGCATCTCTCATCGACGAGACAGAGTTTATCCGTCACATTAGGGAGCTTTACGAGGATGCCTCAGCCAAAGCGTCATCATGTAAGCTGTGGTATGCTCAGTATTTGCTGATGCTGGCATTTGGCAAGGCATTCCTCAGTGGAAGAAACGCCGATGGAAGCCCGCCTGGATATCAGTATGCCGCCAGAGCCATGCAGTTGATGCCTGAGCTGGCGGGTATTGCTCTGGATCCAGTGCTGTCCGCCCAGGCACTTACCCTGGCGGCTATCTACTTTCAATCCATTGATATGAGGGTAGCTGCCTTTCAGCAT ATAGGGCATGCCCTCCGTATCTGCGTGCTATCTGGCTTCCACAGGCATATGCCGGAAGAGGCCGTTGGCGCTCAACACTCCAAGCGCTGCCACAAGATCTTTTGGGTCGTCTACATGCTAGACCAGGAGTTTGCTGCCCTCATCGGCGCGACGAGCTCCATTCGTGACGAGGATATTACCAACAAGCTACCTTCCCAGGCGGATAACTCCTTGAACGCGCTTAGTCTTACGCTTCACGTTCAATTAGCCCGTTTAATAGCGAGAATCCTCGGAA CGGTTTATGGCGTTGGCAAAGATTACGATGGGACTCTTATCAGCGATACGCAATCCATCCTGAGAAACCTGGCCGAGTTGAATCGAGATTTGAACGCCATTATTAATAACCATTTCCGGGATTCTATCAGTAAAGCTTCCAGAACGGCGACAAGACTTCTTTTGCAATATCACCAC TGTGTGGTACTTACGACCCGACCCCAGATAATGTGCGCGTTACACATGCACATGGAGCAGTCGAAGACGCAAGTTACTCGGGGACTGACCCTGTCTCGTCCCGTCTCGTCGTTAATACAATCCTGCGTCGACTCTGCCATAGCTATCCTAAAGACACTTCGTGCCCTGGCCGATGAGGACCTCATTG AGGCATTCTTGCCTTTTCAAATCGAATACGCCTCGTCCTCCGccttccttctccatctcatccctATTATATGCCCATCACTCCTACCAGACTATTCATGGCGGGACGACGTTCGATATGTTCTTGACACTTTAATTGCCAAAGGAAGCCTGGCTGCACCTCTCCGGAAGGTTGAGTTGGAGCAACTAGAGCAGAAGCTGTCTGCTCTGACGCCACCGAGCGACATTGCAAGTCCTCCGCCTCCTGCCGAGATGCATGAAACCCAACTAGAACACGGCGGTCCTGAACATGTTCAGCCGCACGCCCCTGACGAAATGGGATGGGATCTTTTTGCGGCTAATGCCATGGCTGGATTGACTCCTGGGGAGTTGCTGGATCTAGCGGAGCAACTGGATGTGGATAGCTTTCTTTACCAGCCCGAGTTGTAG
- a CDS encoding Flavin-Reduct domain-containing protein, producing MLSRACTSRFILARSLHVRPFRLSPPAVRMNSSAAAAAAAAKPAFSAVQQVTNFEEMIANRPDFDHSGEPIEITKSPDPSWTFGEGVRTGPPPSPQEKIHQEIDPYSPDRSVSQNYRLLISGIAPRPIGFISTLSADGKTKNLAPFSYFQLVDHDPPMFIVSFSSRFGPVKDTYRNLKETGECVINTVSENMIEAVSASSIDAPYGLSEWDVTGLTEAETTTVKPSRVKESVLSIEGKVVDIKEFDGHNPGMSSAAICLIKATRFWVQEGAANEDFSHIELDKLRPIAQLGGMSYGRISSTFELPRSRWADEQPRSELLTTLEETQKRSQDEKKDGL from the exons ATGCTTTCCAGGGCCTGCACATCCCGCTTCATCCTTGCACG TTCACTGCACGTGCGGCCGTTCAGGCTGTCACCTCCGGCAGTCAGGATGAACTCttctgccgctgccgctgccgctgcagcCAAGCCTGCCTTCTCGGCCGTGCAGCAGGTCACCAACTTTGAAGAGATGATAGCCAATCGTCCCGACTTTGACCATTCGGGCGAGCCCATCGAGATCACAAAGTCTCCCGATCCATCGTGGACATTTGGGGAGGGTGTCCGCACCGGCCCTCCCCCTTCTCCTCAGGAGAAGATCCACCAAGAGATCGACCCCTACTCCCCGGATCGATCTGTCTCGCAAAATTACCGTCTTCTAATTTCCGGCATCGCCCCTCGCCCCATTGGTTTCATCAGTACCCTTTCGGCAGAtggcaagaccaagaaccTCGCCCCGTTCAGCTACTTTCAGCTAGTCGATCATGATCCCCCCATGTTCATCGTCAGCTTCTCCTCTCGCTTTGGTCCCGTCAAGGACACTTACCGGAACCTGAAAGAGACCGGGGAGTGTGTCATAAACACCGTCTCCGAGAACATGATTGAAGCTGTTAGTGCTTCGTCCATTGATGCTCCCTATGGCCTTTCTGAATGGGATGTCACTGGCTTGACAGAAGCCGAAACGACCACAGTCAAGCCATCACGTGTCAAGGAGTCCGTGCTGTCTATTGAAGGCAAGGTTGTTGACATTAAGGAGTTTGACGGCCACAACCCGGGTATGAGCAGTGCCGCCATCTGCCTTATCAAGGCCACCCGCTTCTGGGTACAGGAAGGCGCAGCCAACGAAGACTTTAGCCATATTGAGCTGGACAAGCTACGTCCCATTGCGCAGCTCGGTGGCATGTCTTATGGACGAATCTCATCGACATTTGAGCTGCCCCGATCAAGGTGGGCAGACGAGCAGCCGAGGAGTGAGCTCCTAACCACTCTAGAAGAGACTCAAAAAAGGAGTCaagatgagaagaaggatggaCTGTAA